From one Phocaeicola salanitronis DSM 18170 genomic stretch:
- a CDS encoding DNA-processing protein DprA translates to MKYSENALNILTVRTFPQKGPAWIDKNLRGNEDLSILYHLLETHEYEFMKKRERIESAINQLGNCADGLVAIGDANFPSLRGSVKPADKPFALFYKGNISLLSKDNLNIAVIGVLNPDEKIELTERMVTSEIIKHNATIVSGLALGCDSIAHQTALEKGARTIAILPSTLDSILPKENVELAEKIVEAGGLLISEYYEAPKSRNDMVSRFVVRDRLQALFSDAVLLSASYAPNNLGNDCGSRHAMEKAKSYGIKRGVIYNDSKHHDIAMYDLNRQILEEDSSVIRIDSANMSEAVLRLVTKTNQRFLF, encoded by the coding sequence ATGAAATACTCGGAAAATGCATTAAATATTTTAACTGTTCGTACCTTTCCTCAAAAGGGGCCTGCGTGGATAGATAAAAATTTACGTGGAAACGAAGACTTATCTATTTTATATCACCTTTTAGAGACTCATGAATATGAGTTTATGAAGAAGCGGGAAAGAATAGAATCTGCCATCAACCAACTTGGAAATTGTGCAGATGGTCTTGTCGCAATCGGTGATGCTAATTTCCCTTCTTTGCGCGGAAGCGTGAAACCTGCAGACAAGCCTTTTGCGCTTTTCTATAAAGGTAATATAAGCTTACTAAGCAAAGATAATTTGAATATTGCTGTTATAGGAGTCCTTAATCCTGATGAAAAGATTGAACTGACTGAGAGAATGGTTACGTCAGAAATCATAAAACACAATGCAACAATAGTGAGTGGTCTCGCTCTTGGTTGTGACTCAATTGCTCATCAAACAGCTTTGGAGAAAGGTGCTAGAACTATCGCCATTCTGCCTAGTACTCTTGACAGTATCTTACCTAAGGAGAATGTAGAACTTGCTGAAAAAATTGTCGAAGCAGGAGGATTGCTTATTAGTGAATATTACGAAGCTCCCAAAAGTCGAAATGACATGGTGAGCAGATTTGTTGTCCGAGATAGGTTACAAGCCTTATTCTCTGATGCCGTACTTTTATCTGCAAGCTATGCTCCTAATAACTTAGGAAATGACTGTGGTTCGAGACATGCCATGGAAAAGGCAAAGTCCTATGGCATCAAACGTGGCGTTATCTATAATGACAGTAAGCATCACGATATTGCAATGTATGATTTGAATCGTCAAATTCTTGAAGAGGACAGCAGTGTGATACGAATTGATTCTGCTAATATGAGTGAGGCTGTTCTTCGGTTGGTTACCAAAACGAACCAACGTTTTTTATTTTAA
- a CDS encoding amidophosphoribosyltransferase: protein MEQFVIQSRTSLCRKREGGVEKALKQDIIAFYHGDYQGGGNWRVPGTIENLICTFKNDITTYPQQILNNAINKLTQILKVDLPEILRLSGKQNLRVCVIPRSKRENSYRCNQLYLRATIQLVTQQLNGFIDGTHDIIRHTDTATTHLARSGHGGAGELPYVGITKDTCNISDDVIGQDVLLIDDLYTKTVNIDEDCIQALLDKGARSVIFYSIGKTLSRF, encoded by the coding sequence ATGGAACAGTTTGTAATTCAGTCAAGAACCAGCCTTTGTCGTAAAAGAGAAGGTGGTGTCGAAAAAGCTCTCAAGCAAGATATAATCGCTTTTTATCATGGTGATTACCAAGGTGGTGGTAACTGGCGCGTGCCTGGTACCATTGAAAATCTAATCTGCACTTTTAAGAATGATATCACGACATATCCACAGCAAATTCTGAATAATGCAATAAACAAACTTACTCAAATTTTGAAAGTCGACTTGCCTGAGATCCTGCGTCTTAGTGGGAAACAAAATCTTCGTGTTTGTGTCATTCCTAGATCAAAACGAGAAAATTCGTATCGCTGTAATCAACTATACTTAAGAGCCACAATCCAATTAGTGACACAACAATTGAATGGCTTTATAGATGGTACACATGATATTATCAGACACACTGATACCGCCACAACGCATTTGGCTCGTAGTGGTCATGGGGGAGCAGGTGAATTGCCTTATGTTGGTATAACAAAAGATACGTGTAATATTTCGGACGATGTAATCGGGCAAGATGTATTGCTAATTGACGATCTTTACACTAAGACCGTTAACATTGACGAAGATTGCATTCAAGCCCTTTTAGACAAAGGTGCGAGAAGTGTCATTTTTTACTCTATCGGCAAAACATTGTCAAGATTTTGA
- a CDS encoding DUF4365 domain-containing protein, whose amino-acid sequence MSFKAKVSIDANGVKEERSVLFILTLLLGRTKNNIDIGTTQSNIDGYIELLDSSNRISGKMTVQVKTVSKRDEGLNKYPCPTSLFAYAETTTDNVFLLAVDHSQDKVLYKHISPKLLKENRDKEQQETITLHFSPNEELRKDNIETVLKDWLSVCSSRVYCLTHGEAILEENGELKSYLLDMPKMATDLRPHDIQEIQNFIDTYNKLLESDFKYIKSVLFPNVWKRGIAVYTYSDSSLEYSLYNVNVGELVAPIVQMPKCSIFEIKHEHDYASFSCTENKLKENPNLYSISIIKKHVEDFIKKRKIIPLYESFLVEYIHEFIEANWRHLHLKKYSELNVCSLIQHFQSKYPYIDKMPVHIVSGGKSLYVNTVYDAIKLLSKMEYTTIPYPYPAKGSYGNTGMVYDFYSPTTVLEKSRIVIINTIRAYQNFIQSEFPSLANDLDAFYGGNLISVLVDYSDPGHKFIFHIHYFRSIIPSNEKVVIIEDISDSKMLKENNLSSARDLFRKEPVIFNGQKFSCFRGGGLNDMTILFGKYNCLTYFYELLETHFNDYFSRYGCM is encoded by the coding sequence ATGTCATTCAAGGCTAAAGTTTCTATAGATGCAAATGGTGTGAAAGAAGAACGTTCCGTACTATTTATACTGACTCTTCTACTTGGCCGAACTAAAAATAATATTGATATAGGGACCACTCAATCTAATATTGACGGATATATTGAGTTGCTTGATTCATCAAATAGAATCAGTGGTAAAATGACCGTTCAAGTAAAAACTGTATCTAAAAGAGATGAAGGACTTAATAAGTACCCTTGTCCTACTTCTTTATTTGCATATGCTGAAACAACAACTGATAATGTATTCCTTTTAGCAGTAGACCATTCTCAGGATAAAGTCTTATATAAACATATTTCGCCAAAACTTTTGAAAGAAAATCGTGACAAAGAACAACAAGAGACTATTACGTTGCATTTCAGCCCAAACGAGGAACTGCGTAAAGATAATATTGAGACTGTATTAAAAGATTGGTTAAGTGTATGCAGTAGCCGTGTATATTGTTTAACTCATGGTGAAGCCATTTTAGAGGAGAATGGCGAACTAAAATCATATCTCCTAGATATGCCTAAAATGGCAACAGATTTAAGACCCCATGATATTCAGGAGATCCAAAACTTTATAGATACATATAACAAATTATTGGAATCTGATTTCAAATACATTAAAAGCGTTCTTTTCCCTAATGTATGGAAACGTGGAATTGCAGTATATACATATTCAGATAGTTCATTAGAATATTCTCTATACAATGTAAATGTAGGAGAACTTGTCGCGCCAATAGTTCAAATGCCTAAGTGTTCAATTTTTGAGATTAAACACGAGCATGACTATGCCTCATTCTCCTGTACCGAAAATAAACTTAAAGAAAATCCTAATTTATATTCTATTTCTATCATTAAGAAGCATGTAGAGGACTTTATCAAAAAGCGGAAAATTATTCCACTATATGAGAGTTTTTTAGTAGAATATATTCATGAGTTTATTGAAGCAAATTGGAGACATCTACATTTAAAAAAGTATTCTGAATTAAATGTGTGCTCGTTGATTCAACACTTTCAATCAAAATACCCATACATTGACAAAATGCCAGTACACATAGTGTCTGGAGGGAAATCTTTATATGTAAATACTGTATATGATGCAATTAAGCTTTTATCCAAGATGGAGTACACGACCATACCATATCCATATCCTGCTAAAGGTTCTTATGGAAATACTGGAATGGTATATGATTTTTATTCTCCAACAACAGTGTTGGAGAAATCTCGAATAGTAATTATAAATACAATACGGGCATATCAGAATTTTATACAGTCAGAGTTCCCTTCATTAGCAAATGACCTTGATGCTTTTTATGGTGGAAATCTTATTTCTGTCTTGGTAGACTATTCTGATCCAGGACATAAATTTATATTTCACATTCATTATTTTAGAAGCATAATACCATCTAATGAAAAGGTTGTTATAATTGAAGATATAAGTGATTCGAAAATGTTGAAAGAAAATAATTTATCTTCTGCACGGGATCTGTTTAGGAAAGAACCTGTAATATTCAATGGTCAAAAATTTTCTTGTTTCAGAGGAGGAGGGCTCAATGATATGACAATATTATTCGGAAAATATAATTGTTTAACCTATTTTTATGAGTTATTAGAAACTCATTTTAACGATTATTTTAGCCGATATGGCTGTATGTAA